The sequence GGTGATGTGGTCGTAGCCGGGCGCGATGTCGGTCACCAGCGGCCCGAGGACGTAGAAGGGCGCCCCGTCGCAGAGCGACTTTTCCAGCCGGACGTTCTCGGTTATCTGGTCGGCGGGCACGTGGCCCGGACCCTCGATCATCACCTGCACACCGGCCTCCCGGGCGCGGCGGCCCAGCTCGCCCAGGGTTACGAGCTCCTGCATCTGGGCCCGGTCGGTGGCGTCGGCCAGGCAGCCCGGCCGCAGCCCGTCGCCCAGGGAAAGGGTCATGTCGTGGCGCCGGGCGATCTCCAGCAGGCGGTCGAACTGCTCGTAGAGAGGGTTCTCGCGGTCGTTGCGCAGCATCCACTCGGTGAGGATGGCCCCGCCCCGGCTCACCACCCCCGCCACCCGAGGGGCTCGCTGCAAAAGCTCGATGGCCGCCCGGGTCACGCCGCAGTGGACGGTGATGAAGTCAACGCCGTCGGAACCGTGGAGCTCGACGGCGTCGAAGAGCTCGTCGGCGGTCATCTCCCAGATTTCGCGCCCCTCTTCCCCCACCCGGACGGCGGCGTCGTAGATGGGCACCGTGCCGACGGGGACGGGGGTGTTTTCCAGAACCGCCAGTCGGGTGGCGTGGAGATCACCCCCGGTGGAGAGGTCCATCACCGTGTCGGCGCCGGCCTCCAGCGCGACGCGGAGCTTCTCCAGCTCGAGCGCCGTATCCGGCGAATCCTTGGAGGTGCCCAGGTTGGCGTTGACCTTGATCCGCAGGCCTTCGCCGACGCCCAGGGCCACGGAGGTCTCCCGGGCTACGTTCTTGAGGACGACCACCGTCCCCCGGGCGACGCGTTCCCGCAGAATTTCGGGGTCGAGCCGCTCGTCGGCGGCCACCCGCTCCATCTCGGGCGTCACACGTCCCGTCCTCGCCGTTTCCAACTGCGTCGTCATCGCGCCTCACCCGTCATTACTATACCACAACCCGCCGCAGTCACCAGCAAATCCCACCGAAAAACCCGGTAAAATTACGGAGAAGGCGAAGCCTACCACGCAGGCGGCTCATCTACTCGACGACGACGCGGCAGCCCGCCTCCCCGGTCTCCGAGGTGAGCCGGAGGAGGTAAACCCCCGGTCTCGAGTCGCTCTCCCAGACGAGGAGATGCCTGCCCCCGGCGAGGAATCCGTCGTGGACGAGGGCTACGCGCCGTCCGGCGATGTCGTAGGCCGCCACCGTCACCCGTCCCCCGGAGGGCAGATCCAGGGCCAGACCCACCGCGCCGTCGGCGGGATTGGGATAGGCGGCGATGGCCAGCGGGCGCGACGGGGGAGGTTCGTAGGCGAGCTCGACCTCGGCGGAGACGACGAGACCCCCGTCCGCCCCGAGGGCTTCCAGCAGGTAATGCTGCGAGCCCGACGCGTCGCGGACCAGCCAGGCGCTCCCGGTGATGCCCGAGGCGAGCTGCGCCCAGGCTCCGGCCTCCCGGCGGGAAAGACGGTAGGAGAGGCAGTCGGCGGTGCCGGACCAGCGCAGGAGCAGCCCCTCCTCGCGGGAGAATCCGGCCAGAAGGAGATCGTCCGCCGCCGAGGAGTCTATGGTCACGTCGCAGATGATGTCGTCGCCGGACTCGCGGATACGGGTCACCGACACCCAGGTCGGGTTGCCGGAACGGTCCCGAGAGCTGGGGTTCGTCTCGTCGGCGAAGCGGGTGTTGCCCGTGGAACCGGGGAAGGGGTCGCCGTCGTCCCCCAGGTCGTCCTCATCGGGGTCGGGACGATCGCCGTCGCCCTGGTCCAGCTCGTTGAGCCCGTCGGCCTGTTCCAGGTCCAGGTCGTTCCAGTCGAAACCGAAGCCGTGGGCCCCGGAGTAGATGTGCCAGATTAAAAGCCCCTCGCCGACCAGCACCGGTTCGGGGTCGAGCCGTTGGCGGTTCTCCAGGTAGAACCACTGGTCGGGATCGGGGGAGCCGTCCCGCCAGAGGGTGTAAACGGTGTCGTGGGTCTCGGCGGGGTGGACGACCAGGTCGCCGACGTCGGAGCCCAGGTTGACCACGTCGGTCCAGCCGAGGTCCGACCGGCACCAGGCGCAGGGGAAGCTGGGGTAGCGGTCGTCGGAGCCGTCGGCGCCCCAGGCCCCGTAGCTCATCAGGCACCACAGCCCCGCCCCCCAGTCA comes from bacterium and encodes:
- the thiC gene encoding phosphomethylpyrimidine synthase ThiC, with amino-acid sequence MTTQLETARTGRVTPEMERVAADERLDPEILRERVARGTVVVLKNVARETSVALGVGEGLRIKVNANLGTSKDSPDTALELEKLRVALEAGADTVMDLSTGGDLHATRLAVLENTPVPVGTVPIYDAAVRVGEEGREIWEMTADELFDAVELHGSDGVDFITVHCGVTRAAIELLQRAPRVAGVVSRGGAILTEWMLRNDRENPLYEQFDRLLEIARRHDMTLSLGDGLRPGCLADATDRAQMQELVTLGELGRRAREAGVQVMIEGPGHVPADQITENVRLEKSLCDGAPFYVLGPLVTDIAPGYDHITGAIGGTIAAMAGADFLCYVTPAEHIRLPGVEHVKLGVIASRIAAHAGDIARKLPGAREADDEMGRARCALDWHRQYELALDPELVRQWRDMSRPADESVCTMCSELCAIKGMRRVLYGDGNDR
- a CDS encoding M6 family metalloprotease domain-containing protein, which gives rise to MRTTALILSLFVLAGLAVPPKPGSWDLRTGVHRTTGVSLPEMPPWIGPDADSPPLPTPPVMGAVAVLVDFPDHQADRDDHPRSAYEEMLFSRDTYETGSLRDYWNTASYDAFDLAGGVSGWFRTVENYYGCYSPDGYHNGYFDDNNFGLTYGGSRVALAAAGLADPTVDFGDYDNDGPDGIPNSGDDDGEVDLFMVYHAGPDGADTGDPHDIWSHMSSYFDYTTNDPAAGGGYITIEAYDIQAEEHPDGSLSDISVACHEMGHLLGLPDLYDYQRYDWGAGLWCLMSYGAWGADGSDDRYPSFPCAWCRSDLGWTDVVNLGSDVGDLVVHPAETHDTVYTLWRDGSPDPDQWFYLENRQRLDPEPVLVGEGLLIWHIYSGAHGFGFDWNDLDLEQADGLNELDQGDGDRPDPDEDDLGDDGDPFPGSTGNTRFADETNPSSRDRSGNPTWVSVTRIRESGDDIICDVTIDSSAADDLLLAGFSREEGLLLRWSGTADCLSYRLSRREAGAWAQLASGITGSAWLVRDASGSQHYLLEALGADGGLVVSAEVELAYEPPPSRPLAIAAYPNPADGAVGLALDLPSGGRVTVAAYDIAGRRVALVHDGFLAGGRHLLVWESDSRPGVYLLRLTSETGEAGCRVVVE